A genomic window from Sparus aurata chromosome 14, fSpaAur1.1, whole genome shotgun sequence includes:
- the LOC115595624 gene encoding transmembrane protein 60-like: MSLAQRVLLTWVFTLVFLIMLVLKLDGKVQWNWFLIFLPVWVFDGILILMLAIKMAGRCKPGYDPRNGSPDLRLRAWYLTAMLLKLGFCLTLCAKLEKLADVKLTFVCIPLWTMLLGALVELGLNIFPERREA, translated from the exons ATGTCTCTGGCTCAGAGGGTTTTGTTGACCTGGGTCTTCACCCTGGTCTTCCTCATCATGCTAGTACTCAAACTGGATGGGAAG GTGCAGTGGAACTGgttcctcatcttcctcccgGTCTGGGTCTTTGACGGCATCCTCATCCTCATGCTCGCCATCAAGATGGCAGGCCGTTGCAAGCCTGGTTATGACCCACGCAATGGCTCCCCGGACCTGCGTCTGCGTGCCTGGTACCTGACGGCCATGCTGCTGAAGCTGGGCTTCTGCCTGACGCTGTGTGCCAAGCTGGAGAAGCTGGCGGATGTAAAGCTGACATTTGTGTGCATACCGCTGTGGACAATGTTACTGGGGGCGTTGGTGGAGCTGGGGCTGAATATCTTccctgagaggagagaggcctGA